One region of Zingiber officinale cultivar Zhangliang chromosome 7B, Zo_v1.1, whole genome shotgun sequence genomic DNA includes:
- the LOC122003557 gene encoding abscisic acid receptor PYL4-like: MPHTSSKPFPFPRSIEGARKPSFSPADGRCAGHVVPCFDSRYHDHTAPVGPHQCCSALVQRVAAPLAAVWSVVRRFDQPQAYKHFVKSCDVIDGDGAVGTLRELRLVSGLPAATSRERLEILDDERHVLSFRVVGGEHRLANYRSVTTLHPEGEAATVVVESYVVDVPPGNTTDDTRVFVDTIVRCNLQSLARTAENSLKQCEKN, encoded by the coding sequence ATGCCCCACACATCCTCTAAGCCCTTCCCTTTCCCTCGCAGCATCGAGGGCGCAAGAAAGCCCAGCTTCTCGCCAGCCGACGGCCGCTGCGCTGGCCACGTCGTCCCCTGCTTCGACTCGCGGTACCACGATCACACCGCACCCGTGGGCCCCCACCAGTGCTGCTCCGCCCTCGTCCAGCGCGTCGCCGCCCCGTTGGCCGCCGTCTGGTCCGTCGTCCGCCGCTTCGACCAGCCGCAGGCCTACAAGCACTTCGTGAAGAGCTGCGACGTGATCGACGGCGACGGCGCCGTCGGCACGCTGCGGGAGCTGCGCCTCGTGTCGGGGCTACCCGCCGCCACCAGCCGCGAGCGGCTGGAAATCCTCGACGACGAGCGGCACGTGCTCAGCTTCCGGGTCGTCGGCGGCGAGCACCGCCTCGCCAACTACCGGTCGGTGACCACGCTTCACCCGGAAGGTGAGGCGGCCACGGTGGTGGTGGAATCGTACGTGGTGGACGTGCCGCCGGGGAACACCACCGACGACACGCGCGTCTTCGTCGACACCATCGTCCGCTGCAACCTCCAGTCGCTGGCCCGCACCGCCGAGAACAGCCTCAAACAATGCGAGAAGAATTGA